The genome window aacaaaaaaaagcatagagCGCAGAAATTGTGACGtacttctgtgtgttttgtgtgaagGTGGAAAAAGCCAGCTCTCGTATGAAGCAGCTGAAGCGTCAGCTGGAGGAGGCCGAGGAGGAGGCCACCCGGGCCAACGCCTCGCGCAGGAAACTGCAGAGAGAGCTGGACGACGCCACCGAGGCCAGCGAGGGTCTGAGCCGCGAGGTTCACACACTCAAGAACCGCCTCAGGTACGCCGGACGGACGCTTCCACTGCCTGACTCACAATTCATCGTTTTACGGATGTTATTTCTGTGTTATAACAACCTGCTTCTCCGACCTTCCCGTTTTTTCGGGAGGATGAAGCTGCATCTTTACCACTCTTACTGTGTAGTTTGGTGACCTCGTGTAACTCACGCAGAGCTCCGAGTTTCCTTCAGCCAGAACAGGTGGAAACTAGAGTTGGGTCAGTTTCCAGTTTTGCAGATCCAGATCAACCCggtttgtttttatgcaaaccGGCTGAGCCGgcagtcaaaataaaaagtctacATCGGCAACCTGAGCCGACGGCCTCACGGCGCTGAATCCAACTTGTGTTAGTAATAAGCGATGTGACAATGTGATTATCAgatgtttgtttacaaactgAATTTGAAGGAGATCAAATTTCAGTGTTGGCTGCTGGTGCAGAGCCGCGCCACAGTCTGTGAGATTCTTACACTCTGCGACGTGGATCTTTATGAACTTGGGTAAGACGTTAAGTTTGATGTTTGCAGACCGCGATCGCAGGCTCTGATGTTCGTCCATCGACGTCAGTACGCAGGAACAAGCCCGAGCTGTAGCGGCATTTGTGTGTGTCGGAAAAggtcaaaagaaatcaatgcAGCCCAATAAacgtgatgtcgatccaggtttcaaaaggttaaatgagCATTTTCTGAGCAGATACAGTTTTTATAAGTTCGGTAGAGAAAGTAGCAACTTTTTTTACATGTGTTGGCTTCATAAATGAACGACATTTTCCCTCTcgtattttggcttttttattttaatatttttatctcCCTCTACCTCCacccctcctcctgcaggcgCGGCGGCCCCATCAGCTTCTCCTCCAGCCGCTCGGGCAGACGCCCCCTTCAGGTGGAGGGAACCTCCTTGGACCTCCTGTCCG of Plectropomus leopardus isolate mb unplaced genomic scaffold, YSFRI_Pleo_2.0 unplaced_scaffold15375, whole genome shotgun sequence contains these proteins:
- the LOC121964365 gene encoding myosin heavy chain, embryonic smooth muscle isoform-like — translated: VEKASSRMKQLKRQLEEAEEEATRANASRRKLQRELDDATEASEGLSREVHTLKNRLRRGGPISFSSSRSGRRPLQVEGTSLDLLSDDELENKITDNNANETPAPQPE